The following coding sequences lie in one Spinacia oleracea cultivar Varoflay chromosome 1, BTI_SOV_V1, whole genome shotgun sequence genomic window:
- the LOC110800146 gene encoding disease resistance protein RPS2 produces the protein MDEAVSDIYRSFKDKYDLAVNVDDIFQDLQQQAKYLFAKEVDMSRLIASHLAKRKMHECATWLDDVKKIKQDFEDIRERYLISREHGQRLANLPSIVKLGEEMKKITEAIVVLKDRMKPEIIFSMGNSLSVVEKKFVNEFNDASTFHDVVEKLLGYLNDDSIKSIGIWGMAGVGKTTIMENLKYKVEKHGRFDIVIWVTVSKGGSVRKIQQTIADRLKLNVESICSDYHLPLILRNSLEKKKYLVLLDELFSEVDLRAVGILRSHEHGKIVLATRYRPLCGLMDMDEDIKVERMSKGDAWKLFRKVAGEAVEHPIIRPLAERVLRECGELPQLIKVVARMLKNKYSEDIWLRILSKLQSPSDYQLQPMEKVLDVFRLVYDRLSDNLKRCLLYAASFPEDHEICQDYLIECWKAEELIAKAHMFSKERQEGRNLLETLIEKYLFNRCKEVYVKMPLIFRKMALKIANVDNNWLLLVTPDEKLGYPPVEQWRRARVISLICSNLQCLPAKPECYMLSTLFLQQNEMLTSIPPSFFELMPCLRVLDLSGTGITSLPNSITNLANLRGLYLNYCRQLSALAKEVAQLKNLEVLEICQTGLCGLPADIGELTQLQCLKVSFISCMHHETQDIDLIPSDMVKKLSLLQELTIDVDPLDIRWNRIALVIAKEVATLPMLNSLSFNFPTLKCLEVFIASSISWNSSRFPLIDDKLRSFRLTIGVPVKNQLRQLDISKCLAKRHLKYSDGKDISNAIKDVLKRVCAFEMVGHESVENLSDFGVDTTECLEICVIEECDKIEKIVGEDAPMVVLFPWLKELHLLKLEKFETIWEGSIWPGSFAKLNTLTLYDCSYVKKLLSIEMTKHLRELQYLRVEKCCQITEIIAAERPELALSLMVDSSGTLPSLKKLELIGLPNLVNIYGDDSFEWHSLQKLEIIACERLIVLPFNGTNAVRLQSIHCAEAWWEALVLQHQVKTQLHEICCFF, from the coding sequence ATGGATGAAGCGGTTTCAGATATTTATCGCTCTTTCAAGGATAAATATGACCTTGCTGTTAACGTGGATGACATCTTCCAAGATCTTCAGCAACAAGCGAAATATCTGTTTGCCAAGGAGGTAGATATGAGTAGATTAATTGCTAGTCACTTAGCTAAGAGGAAGATGCATGAATGTGCTACTTGGCTAGATGAtgtgaaaaaaataaaacaggATTTTGAGGATATAAGAGAAAGATACTTGATTTCACGTGAACATGGCCAAAGACTTGCTAATTTACCTAGTATTGTGAAGCTTGGTGAAGAGATGAAAAAAATAACTGAGGCAATTGTTGTTCTCAAGGACAGGATGAAACCTGAAATCATCTTTTCGATGGGCAACAGTCTCTCTGTGGTTGAAAAGAAGTTTGTGAATGAATTTAATGACGCGAGTACATTTCATGATGTTGTAGAAAAGTTGTTGGGTTACTTGAATGATGATAGTATAAAGAGTATTGGGATATGGGGTATGGCTGGAGTTGGCAAAACAACAATAATGGAAAACCTAAAATACAAGGTTGAAAAGCATGGTAGGTTTGACATTGTAATATGGGTAACAGTTTCTAAAGGAGGGAGTGTTCGTAAAATACAACAGACAATTGCAGACAGGTTAAAACTAAATGTTGAGAGCATTTGCAGTGATTATCATCTTCCGTTAATACTTCGTAATTCTCTGGAAAAGAAGAAGTATCTTGTACTTTTAGATGAATTGTTTTCAGAAGTTGATTTACGTGCTGTTGGAATTCTTCGTAGTCATGAGCATGGAAAAATCGTCTTGGCTACTAGATACAGACCCTTGTGTGGTTTGATGGATATGGATGAAGATATCAAAGTGGAGAGGATGAGCAAAGGAGATGCTTGGAAGCTCTTCCGTAAGGTTGCCGGTGAAGCAGTAGAGCATCCAATTATCAGGCCATTAGCTGAGAGAGTGCTTAGAGAGTGTGGGGAGCTACCACAGTTGATTAAAGTGGTGGCAAGGATGCTTAAAAACAAATATAGTGAAGATATATGGCTAAGAATATTGTCAAAATTGCAATCACCATCAGATTATCAGCTGCAACCCATGGAAAAGGTGTTGGATGTTTTCAGACTAGTGTATGATAGATTAAGTGACAACCTGAAACGTTGCTTACTATACGCAGCATCGTTTCCTGAAGACCATGAGATTTGCCAAGACTATTTAATAGAGTGCTGGAAAGCCGAAGAATTAATTGCTAAGGCGCACATGTTTTCAAAGGAACGTCAAGAAGGACGGAACTTATTGGAAACTCTCATAGAGAAATACCTTTTCAACAGGTGTAAGGAGGTGTATGTGAAAATGCCTCTCATATTCCGAAAAATGGCACTCAAGATAGCCAATGTGGATAATAACTGGTTATTGCTGGTAACACCTGATGAAAAGCTTGGGTATCCTCCAGTTGAACAATGGAGACGTGCACGAGTTATTTCTCTGATCTGCAGTAACTTACAGTGTTTACCTGCAAAGCCTGAATGCTATATGCTCTCTACATTGTTTCTCCAACAAAATGAAATGCTGACCAGTATTCCACCATCATTCTTCGAATTGATGCCTTGCCTCAGAGTTTTGGACTTAAGTGGTACGGGGATCACTTCATTGCCAAATTCTATTACCAATTTAGCCAACTTAAGGGGGCTTTATCTTAATTATTGCCGACAATTGTCAGCATTAGCCAAAGAAGTTGCTCAACTCAAAAATCTCGAAGTACTTGAGATTTGTCAAACTGGTCTTTGTGGTTTGCCTGCTGATATTGGAGAATTGACACAACTTCAGTGCTTGAAAGTCTCATTTATTAGTTGCATGCATCATGAAACACAGGACATTGATTTGATCCCTTCTGATATGGTAAAAAAGCTTTCCTTATTGCAGGAATTGACAATTGATGTTGATCCTCTTGATATAAGGTGGAATCGAATAGCGCTTGTGATTGCTAAAGAGGTAGCAACACTGCCAATGCTGAATAGTCTTTCTTTCAACTTCCCTACCTTGAAATGTTTGGAAGTTTTTATTGCAAGCAGCATATCTTGGAACAGCAGCCGCTTTCCTCTTATAGATGACAAATTGAGATCCTTCCGGTTAACAATTGGCGTCCCTGTGAAAAATCAACTACGTCAGTTAGACATCTCCAAATGCTTGGCAAAACGACATCTTAAATATTCTGACGGTAAAGACATTTCTAATGCAATAAAGGACGTGCTTAAACGAGTTTGTGCATTTGAGATGGTTGGCCACGAGAGTGTTGaaaatttgtcagatttcggtgtTGATACCACAGAGTGCCTGGAAATTTGTGTCATTGAAGAATGtgataaaattgaaaaaatcgTGGGTGAAGATGCGCCTATGGTTGTTCTGTTTCCCTGGTTGAAAGAGCTTCATTTACTGAAACTTGAGAAATTCGAAACTATTTGGGAGGGATCAATCTGGCCTGGAAGCTTCGCAAAGTTAAATACCCTTACACTGTATGATTGTTCGTATGTGAAAAAGCTACTCTCCATTGAAATGACTAAACATCTCAGGGAACTTCAATACTTAAGAGTTGAGAAATGTTGTCAGATTACTGAAATAATTGCAGCTGAACGTCCTGAACTTGCCCTCTCTCTGATGGTGGATTCATCTGGTACACTTCCTTCCCTGAAAAAACTGGAACTCATTGGTTTACCGAATCTGGTTAACATCTATGGTGATGATTCATTTGAGTGGCATTCTCTTCAAAAGTTGGAAATCATTGCGTGTGAAAGGCTGATAGTTTTACCTTTCAATGGTACAAATGCGGTGCGATTACAATCCATCCACTGTGCTGAAGCTTGGTGGGAAGCACTGGTGTTGCAGCATCAAGTGAAAACTCAGCTACATGAAATTTGCTGCTTCTTTTAA